From one Plantibacter flavus genomic stretch:
- a CDS encoding aquaporin, which yields MSSPEVPPSVEPTTASQLLAEVAGTFLLVFGLVGTATFSAFFGEETSNPLGVGFLGVAIALGLSVTIAAYAFGPVSGGHFNPAVTLGLAAAGRFPWRATWTFILAQLVGAFLGALAVFGLAAGGPAGFLDKAVASGFVSNGFGELSPGGFGLVSAIVIEVVITALFLYVILGVTHTRAAAGFAPIAIGGALTLFLLIAIPIDNGSINPARSIATAIFGGGDWLAQVWVFIVFPIIGALIAGFSYRILFEGTRPAGSRPVANRS from the coding sequence ATGTCCTCCCCGGAAGTCCCACCCTCCGTCGAACCGACGACCGCGTCGCAGCTGCTCGCCGAGGTCGCGGGCACCTTCCTGCTCGTCTTCGGTCTCGTCGGGACGGCGACCTTCTCCGCGTTCTTCGGCGAAGAGACGTCGAACCCCCTGGGCGTCGGCTTCCTCGGGGTGGCGATCGCCCTCGGCCTCTCGGTGACCATCGCCGCCTACGCGTTCGGCCCCGTCTCCGGCGGGCACTTCAACCCGGCGGTGACGCTCGGGCTGGCCGCCGCCGGTCGGTTCCCCTGGCGTGCGACGTGGACGTTCATCCTCGCGCAGCTCGTCGGAGCGTTCCTCGGCGCACTGGCGGTCTTCGGCCTCGCGGCCGGCGGCCCGGCAGGATTCCTCGACAAGGCCGTCGCAAGCGGCTTCGTCTCGAACGGCTTCGGTGAGCTCTCGCCCGGCGGATTCGGACTCGTCTCGGCGATCGTCATCGAGGTCGTCATCACCGCCCTCTTCCTGTACGTCATCCTGGGCGTCACGCACACCCGGGCCGCCGCTGGCTTCGCGCCGATCGCCATCGGCGGCGCCCTCACGCTGTTCCTGTTGATCGCGATCCCGATCGACAACGGCTCGATCAACCCGGCGCGCTCCATCGCGACCGCCATCTTCGGCGGGGGCGACTGGCTCGCGCAGGTCTGGGTGTTCATCGTGTTCCCGATCATCGGCGCGCTGATCGCCGGATTCAGCTACCGGATCCTGTTCGAGGGGACCCGCCCGGCGGGTTCCCGACCGGTCGCGAACCGCAGCTGA
- a CDS encoding GntR family transcriptional regulator produces the protein MTERIRNAIYDGTLASGELLIEAELREWLDAPSEAVHAALRELERVGLVETAPQRHTRVAQPRAEDRTAVLQTLGALVSGVVRVTVPTLTPGQRAELLAFVEHTMTTVAAEDADAHGRCVWGLVDRFLKHCENPVLVTATKDVIGALIYRVVATRSAETVDWSDLRVGYPHLRSAIASGDAVGAELAIEHIFRLQVPLQDLEVH, from the coding sequence GTGACCGAGCGGATCCGCAACGCGATCTATGACGGGACGCTCGCCTCCGGTGAACTGCTCATCGAGGCGGAACTCCGGGAGTGGCTCGACGCTCCGAGCGAGGCGGTCCACGCAGCACTCCGGGAACTCGAGCGCGTCGGACTGGTCGAGACGGCACCGCAACGGCACACCCGTGTCGCGCAGCCACGCGCCGAGGATCGGACAGCCGTGCTGCAGACCCTCGGGGCGCTCGTCAGCGGCGTCGTCCGGGTCACCGTCCCGACCTTGACCCCGGGGCAGCGGGCCGAGCTCCTCGCGTTCGTCGAGCACACCATGACGACCGTGGCGGCGGAGGACGCCGACGCGCACGGCCGCTGCGTCTGGGGGCTCGTGGACCGGTTCCTGAAACACTGCGAGAACCCGGTCCTCGTCACGGCGACGAAGGACGTGATCGGCGCACTGATCTACCGCGTCGTGGCGACGCGGTCGGCTGAGACGGTCGACTGGTCGGATCTGCGCGTCGGGTACCCGCACCTCCGATCCGCGATCGCCTCGGGCGACGCCGTCGGCGCGGAGCTCGCGATCGAGCACATCTTCCGGCTCCAGGTCCCGCTCCAGGACCTGGAGGTGCACTGA
- a CDS encoding mechanosensitive ion channel domain-containing protein, protein MTQVWQEAWFPWAIALAVGVPVLLIVLTEVLGALTRRGNAAAKPVRLMRNYVVPVGAVFALLVFASLRADDLIWVRIVGTVLGFLVILLILSAFNVALFANAEEGSWRDRIPSIFVDLARLALILIGLAILFSWVWGADIGGLVTALGVTSIVIGLALQNAVGGVISGLLLLFEQPFKLGDWLDTGNVRGRVVEVNWRAVHLDTGNGIQIVPNSSLAGSSFTNLSQPVGAYTASVEVTFSTDDPPDDVLRLLREVGSGLPMLEPGDVVSASYLGAARFAVTLPVSGPSTADAAVALFRAWLWYASRRRGLALDGDGSDPIATPERLRSAIAALAPTLHAREEDYDDLARTCTLERYGPGETIQQAGTIPGAMRFLVEGGVHLAVPTTDGLITFQRLGVGDFIGQTALTREVAMAAAIADGTTLVLRMPLSTIDQLVRSKPRLAQEIGASIDNKHRQAQAALAEAGIVRGTIGR, encoded by the coding sequence ATGACGCAGGTGTGGCAGGAGGCGTGGTTCCCCTGGGCCATCGCGCTCGCGGTCGGTGTCCCGGTCCTCCTCATCGTCCTCACCGAGGTGCTGGGCGCACTGACCCGGCGCGGGAACGCCGCGGCCAAGCCGGTACGACTCATGCGGAACTACGTCGTGCCGGTCGGCGCGGTGTTCGCGCTCCTGGTGTTCGCTTCGCTGCGGGCGGACGACCTCATCTGGGTCCGGATCGTCGGAACGGTCCTCGGGTTCCTCGTGATCCTGCTCATCCTGTCGGCGTTCAACGTGGCGCTCTTCGCCAACGCGGAGGAGGGCTCGTGGCGTGACCGCATCCCGTCGATCTTCGTGGACCTCGCTCGGCTCGCGCTGATCCTCATCGGACTCGCCATCCTGTTCTCGTGGGTGTGGGGCGCCGACATCGGCGGCCTGGTCACCGCGCTCGGCGTCACCTCGATCGTGATCGGCCTCGCCCTCCAGAACGCGGTCGGCGGGGTCATCTCCGGACTGCTGCTGCTGTTCGAGCAGCCCTTCAAACTGGGGGACTGGTTGGACACCGGGAATGTCCGTGGTCGCGTGGTCGAGGTCAATTGGCGTGCGGTGCACCTCGACACCGGCAACGGTATCCAGATCGTGCCGAACTCGTCGCTCGCCGGGTCGTCGTTCACGAACCTCAGTCAGCCCGTCGGCGCCTACACCGCGAGCGTCGAAGTGACCTTCTCCACCGACGACCCGCCGGACGACGTGCTCCGGCTGCTCCGCGAGGTCGGCTCGGGCCTTCCGATGCTCGAGCCAGGGGACGTGGTGTCCGCGTCCTACCTCGGTGCCGCGCGGTTCGCCGTCACCCTCCCCGTGTCCGGGCCGTCCACGGCCGACGCCGCCGTCGCCCTGTTCCGCGCCTGGCTCTGGTACGCCTCGCGCCGCCGTGGTCTCGCGCTCGACGGCGACGGCTCCGACCCGATCGCGACGCCGGAGCGCTTGCGGAGTGCCATCGCCGCACTGGCCCCCACGCTCCACGCGCGTGAGGAGGACTACGACGACCTCGCCCGGACGTGCACGCTCGAACGGTACGGGCCGGGGGAGACCATCCAGCAGGCGGGAACCATCCCCGGAGCGATGCGGTTCCTCGTCGAGGGCGGCGTCCATCTCGCCGTGCCGACGACGGACGGGCTCATCACCTTCCAACGACTCGGCGTCGGCGACTTCATCGGCCAGACGGCGCTCACGAGGGAGGTCGCCATGGCCGCCGCGATCGCCGACGGCACGACCCTGGTCCTGCGGATGCCGCTGTCCACCATCGATCAGCTCGTGCGGAGCAAGCCCCGGCTGGCGCAGGAGATCGGCGCCTCCATCGACAACAAGCATCGGCAGGCGCAGGCGGCGCTCGCCGAGGCGGGGATCGTCCGCGGTACGATCGGCCGGTAG
- a CDS encoding adenylate/guanylate cyclase domain-containing protein, with amino-acid sequence MLLLVSVGASVVTGIVGYLSGSESLRQASFERLTELRESRAREITNYYRQTADSLVVYTRGTTVVDAMNRYHDAFQELEEQPVEPARAAEVDRFYTDTFVPALNERTGDTADPEAFIPTNPAQTYLQSVYTPTDLDYDQAITVDDAGDGSTWSAVNATYNDYFREIINRFGYEDALLIDDEGDVVYSAFKGPDLGTNVLTGPYQGGVLGDGFTKALRSNAVDYTGITDFERYQPSLNVPTQWIFSPVGQDGRIDGVLALQVPIEQINSIMTSGGEWKQDGLGETGETYLAGPDQLMRSTSRLLIEDPKAYLKQSVAAGTPPQDAQRAVDVKGTIEIQPTRTQSVERALAGETGTLIGRGYLGGENLTAYTPLDIDGLQWVLVARIDASEAFAPVTDFTRNLIISVLAIVVVVSLLSLLLAQVFARPVRSLVGAVRRVAAGDYSVEVPVNRRDEFGDLGAAFNDMSRSLRVKQELIDEQRAENEKLLLTLMPATVAKRYKEGEETISEVHQDVSVIFADLVGFDDLTRGLDPERELSMLNALVRSFDEAAERLGIEQVRTLREGYLASCGLIVPRVDNVRRTLDFALEMRTIVERFNAQHQAELTLRIGVDTGVVTSGLVGRTSLAYDMWGDAVSLANQVQSVSGRAGIFVSQRVRDRMQDTVTFEAAGTVETRGGPQAVWQVVAGTTS; translated from the coding sequence ATGCTGCTGCTGGTCAGCGTGGGGGCGTCGGTGGTGACCGGCATCGTCGGGTACCTCTCCGGCAGTGAATCCCTCCGACAGGCGTCGTTCGAGCGACTGACCGAGTTGCGCGAGTCGCGTGCCCGCGAGATCACCAACTACTACCGCCAGACGGCGGACTCGCTCGTCGTCTACACCCGTGGCACGACCGTCGTCGATGCGATGAACCGGTACCACGACGCGTTCCAGGAGCTCGAGGAGCAGCCGGTCGAGCCGGCGCGAGCTGCGGAGGTCGACCGTTTCTACACGGACACCTTCGTCCCCGCGCTCAACGAACGGACCGGCGACACGGCGGATCCAGAGGCCTTCATCCCGACGAACCCGGCCCAGACCTACCTGCAGTCGGTCTACACGCCCACCGATCTCGACTACGACCAGGCGATCACGGTCGACGACGCCGGTGACGGGAGCACGTGGTCGGCCGTCAACGCGACCTACAACGACTACTTCCGCGAGATCATCAACCGGTTCGGCTACGAGGACGCCCTCCTCATCGACGACGAGGGTGACGTCGTCTACAGCGCGTTCAAGGGACCGGACCTCGGGACCAACGTGCTGACGGGCCCGTACCAGGGTGGCGTCCTCGGCGACGGGTTCACGAAGGCCCTGCGGTCCAACGCGGTCGACTACACGGGCATCACCGACTTCGAGCGGTACCAGCCCTCGCTCAACGTCCCCACGCAGTGGATCTTCTCACCGGTGGGGCAGGATGGCCGCATCGACGGCGTCCTGGCGCTGCAGGTGCCCATCGAGCAGATCAACTCGATCATGACGAGTGGCGGGGAATGGAAGCAGGACGGCCTGGGCGAGACCGGCGAGACCTACCTCGCCGGACCCGATCAGCTGATGCGCTCGACGTCCCGACTGCTCATCGAGGACCCGAAGGCGTATCTCAAGCAGTCCGTCGCGGCCGGCACGCCACCGCAGGACGCGCAGCGCGCGGTCGACGTCAAGGGCACGATCGAGATCCAGCCGACCCGAACCCAGTCCGTGGAGCGGGCGCTCGCCGGGGAGACCGGCACGCTCATCGGTCGTGGTTACCTCGGTGGGGAGAACCTGACGGCGTACACACCACTCGACATCGACGGGCTCCAGTGGGTGCTCGTCGCGCGGATCGACGCGTCGGAGGCCTTCGCGCCGGTCACCGACTTCACGCGCAACCTCATCATCTCCGTGCTGGCGATCGTGGTCGTCGTGTCGTTGCTCTCGCTGTTGCTGGCGCAGGTGTTCGCACGCCCGGTGCGGTCCCTCGTCGGCGCGGTGCGGCGCGTGGCCGCCGGTGACTACAGCGTCGAGGTACCGGTCAACAGGCGTGACGAGTTCGGCGACCTGGGCGCGGCCTTCAACGACATGAGTCGCAGCCTCCGGGTGAAGCAGGAACTCATCGACGAGCAGCGCGCCGAGAACGAGAAGCTCCTGCTGACGCTCATGCCGGCGACGGTGGCGAAACGCTACAAGGAGGGCGAGGAGACCATCTCCGAGGTCCACCAGGACGTGTCGGTCATCTTCGCGGACCTCGTCGGATTCGACGACCTCACCCGAGGCCTCGACCCGGAGCGCGAGCTGTCGATGCTCAACGCCCTCGTCCGCAGCTTCGACGAGGCGGCGGAACGACTCGGGATCGAGCAGGTGCGGACGCTGCGGGAGGGCTACCTCGCGAGCTGCGGCCTCATCGTGCCCCGCGTCGACAACGTCCGCAGGACCCTCGACTTCGCGCTGGAGATGCGGACGATCGTCGAACGCTTCAACGCCCAGCACCAGGCCGAACTGACGCTCCGGATCGGCGTGGACACGGGTGTCGTGACGAGTGGCCTCGTCGGTCGCACGAGTCTCGCCTACGACATGTGGGGTGACGCGGTCAGTCTCGCCAACCAGGTCCAGTCGGTCTCCGGTCGGGCCGGGATCTTCGTCAGCCAGCGGGTGCGCGACCGCATGCAGGACACCGTCACCTTCGAGGCCGCCGGCACCGTGGAGACGCGCGGGGGTCCGCAGGCCGTCTGGCAGGTCGTGGCAGGGACGACGTCATGA
- a CDS encoding ABC transporter ATP-binding protein: MHGGRGGPRGGAPGGGGPRAGSRVSGGDTAAQKALNAEAPKIPNLGKRIVALFVPFRAKIILTMVLVVIGAALAVLPPLLVKQAFDVGLFPTDGGSPNLVALAEIVGAMVALFIIAALLGVWQTYLTATVGNSVMGALRIKLFSQLQAMELSFFTRTKTGIIQSRLQNDVGGVANVLTNTVSSVLGNTVTVISALVAMLILNWQLTIVALILMPILVIAQRRVGQVRARIATKTQESLSEMTAITQEALSVSGVLLAKSFNRQDTEVERYSAENRTQIRLQVSQAMSGQWFFAMVNIFLSSIPAIVYLVAGWLITGGAADVTAGSIVAFTTIQARLLFPLMGVMRVALDLQTSGALFARIFEYLDLKPAIADRPGAAPLPSVAPQIRFDDVTFRYADAQDDSTPTLDGVSFTIEPGQFAAFVGPSGAGKTTISYLIPRFQEVSDGRVMVAGADVRDVTQESLVSRIGIVSQETYLFHATIAENLRYAKPDATLDELEAACRAANIHETIARFEDGYDTLVGERGYRLSGGEKQRIAIARVLLKDPEVLILDEATSALDTISERVVQVALDDATRGRTTVSIAHRLSTVVHADVIFVLDRGRIVERGTHQELLAAGGVYATLYAQQAVTA; the protein is encoded by the coding sequence ATGCACGGCGGACGGGGCGGGCCACGCGGCGGTGCACCCGGGGGCGGCGGACCCCGCGCGGGCAGTCGCGTCAGCGGTGGCGACACGGCGGCGCAGAAGGCGCTCAACGCCGAGGCGCCGAAGATCCCGAACCTCGGCAAGCGCATCGTCGCGCTGTTCGTGCCCTTCCGCGCCAAGATCATCCTCACGATGGTGCTCGTCGTCATCGGTGCCGCCCTCGCGGTGCTCCCACCGCTGCTCGTCAAGCAGGCGTTCGACGTCGGCCTGTTCCCGACCGACGGTGGCAGCCCGAACCTCGTCGCCCTCGCGGAGATCGTCGGCGCGATGGTGGCGCTGTTCATCATCGCGGCGCTGCTCGGCGTCTGGCAGACCTACCTCACGGCGACCGTCGGCAACAGCGTCATGGGCGCCCTGCGCATCAAGCTGTTCTCGCAATTGCAGGCGATGGAGCTGAGCTTCTTCACCCGCACCAAGACGGGCATCATCCAGTCGCGCCTCCAGAACGACGTCGGTGGCGTCGCGAACGTCCTCACCAACACCGTCTCGAGCGTGCTCGGCAACACCGTGACGGTCATCTCCGCGCTCGTCGCCATGCTCATCCTCAACTGGCAGCTGACGATCGTCGCCCTCATCCTCATGCCGATCCTCGTGATCGCGCAGCGCCGCGTCGGTCAGGTCCGGGCGCGGATCGCCACGAAGACGCAGGAGTCGTTGTCGGAGATGACCGCGATCACGCAGGAGGCCCTGAGCGTCTCCGGCGTGCTCCTCGCGAAGAGCTTCAACCGCCAGGACACCGAGGTCGAGCGCTACAGCGCCGAGAACCGCACCCAGATCCGCCTCCAGGTCAGCCAGGCGATGAGCGGACAGTGGTTCTTCGCGATGGTGAACATCTTCCTGTCGTCGATCCCCGCGATCGTCTACCTCGTGGCCGGCTGGCTCATCACCGGTGGGGCCGCGGACGTCACCGCCGGCTCGATCGTCGCCTTCACCACCATCCAGGCCCGCCTGCTGTTCCCGCTCATGGGCGTCATGCGGGTCGCCCTCGACCTGCAGACCTCCGGAGCCCTCTTCGCGCGGATCTTCGAGTACTTGGACCTCAAGCCCGCGATCGCCGACCGCCCCGGGGCCGCACCGCTCCCGAGCGTCGCACCGCAGATCCGCTTCGACGACGTCACCTTCCGCTACGCCGACGCCCAGGACGACTCGACCCCCACCCTCGACGGGGTCTCCTTCACGATCGAACCCGGACAGTTCGCCGCGTTCGTCGGACCCTCGGGAGCGGGCAAGACGACCATCTCCTACCTCATCCCGCGCTTCCAAGAGGTGTCGGACGGCCGGGTCATGGTGGCGGGCGCCGACGTCCGCGACGTCACCCAGGAGTCCCTCGTCTCCCGCATCGGCATCGTCAGCCAGGAGACCTACCTCTTCCACGCGACGATCGCCGAGAACCTCCGCTACGCGAAGCCCGACGCGACCCTCGACGAGCTCGAGGCCGCCTGCCGCGCCGCGAACATCCACGAGACGATCGCTCGGTTCGAGGACGGCTACGACACGCTCGTCGGGGAACGCGGCTACCGCTTGTCCGGCGGTGAGAAGCAGCGCATCGCCATCGCGCGCGTGCTGCTGAAGGACCCGGAGGTGCTCATCCTCGACGAGGCGACGAGCGCCCTCGACACGATCTCCGAACGGGTCGTCCAGGTCGCCCTCGACGACGCGACCCGCGGACGCACGACGGTATCGATCGCGCACCGCCTGTCGACCGTCGTGCACGCCGACGTCATCTTCGTGCTCGATCGCGGGCGCATCGTGGAGCGTGGCACCCACCAGGAGCTGCTCGCCGCCGGCGGCGTGTACGCGACGCTCTACGCGCAGCAGGCCGTCACCGCCTGA
- a CDS encoding endonuclease domain-containing protein yields the protein MHVSLAENASRLRHPDDRTTYPSGEEFRDLQGLVLHWHSPLSRDDRPKLLTSPYETTLQIAACQHPDLAVAAFDSFINVDPRGAVHLEDWLRELPRRFFDALPRRESGCHSFLETIGRIRLERAGIRGVHQVLIDGVGRVDLVLAGRIVIEWDGREFHDTPDAHEHDRWRDAMLAIRGYRVLRFTYRMVMDDWYAVEGAIRSALAES from the coding sequence GTGCATGTGAGCCTCGCCGAGAACGCCTCACGACTCCGCCATCCCGATGACCGGACGACCTACCCCAGTGGCGAGGAGTTCCGCGACCTGCAAGGTCTCGTTCTGCACTGGCACTCGCCCCTCTCCAGAGATGACCGACCGAAGCTCCTGACCTCGCCATACGAGACCACCCTGCAGATCGCAGCCTGCCAGCATCCCGACCTCGCCGTCGCCGCATTCGACTCCTTCATCAACGTCGATCCACGCGGCGCAGTGCATCTCGAGGACTGGCTGCGGGAACTCCCCCGCCGGTTCTTCGACGCCCTCCCCCGGCGAGAGAGCGGCTGCCACAGCTTCCTCGAGACCATCGGCCGGATCCGCCTCGAGCGTGCGGGCATCCGCGGAGTCCATCAGGTACTCATCGATGGGGTAGGGCGGGTCGACCTCGTCCTGGCGGGACGGATCGTGATCGAGTGGGACGGACGTGAGTTCCACGACACGCCAGATGCTCACGAGCACGACCGCTGGCGGGACGCGATGCTGGCGATCCGCGGGTACCGCGTCCTCCGATTCACCTACCGGATGGTCATGGACGACTGGTACGCCGTCGAAGGAGCCATTCGTTCGGCTCTCGCCGAATCGTGA
- a CDS encoding carbohydrate ABC transporter permease has protein sequence MSAVQPIELPIDESTKEQLAQGERGIEAASRRTKKRLTSRGATIAAVIIAVLWTVPTFGLFVSSFRPEQQVKTTGWWTIFSDFQVTIDNYVQVLQAGNSTLNLAGSWVNSIAIAVPATLIPLVVASLAAYAFAWIDFRGKNFLFILVFALQVVPIQMALVPLLSTFSRGLNIFGLQVGEGLDASGTFAQVWIAHTMFALPLAIFLLHNFVAEIPAEVIEAARVDGAGHGQIFFRIVLPLTMPAIASFAIFQFLWVWNDLLVALIFADGEVAPITKLLAEITGTRGNEWHLLTAGAFISILVPLVVFFALQRYFVRGLLAGSTKG, from the coding sequence ATGAGTGCTGTGCAGCCGATCGAACTACCGATCGACGAATCCACCAAGGAACAGCTCGCCCAGGGGGAACGCGGCATCGAGGCCGCGAGCCGCCGGACGAAGAAGCGGCTCACCAGCCGCGGGGCGACCATCGCGGCCGTCATCATCGCGGTGCTGTGGACGGTCCCGACCTTCGGTCTGTTCGTCTCCTCGTTCCGACCTGAGCAGCAGGTGAAGACCACCGGTTGGTGGACGATCTTCTCCGACTTCCAGGTCACCATCGACAACTACGTGCAGGTGCTGCAGGCCGGCAACTCGACGCTCAACCTCGCGGGCTCGTGGGTCAATTCGATCGCCATCGCGGTCCCGGCGACCCTGATCCCGCTGGTGGTGGCGAGCCTCGCGGCGTACGCGTTCGCGTGGATCGACTTCCGCGGCAAGAACTTCCTGTTCATCCTCGTATTCGCGCTGCAGGTGGTGCCGATCCAGATGGCGCTCGTGCCACTGCTGTCGACCTTCTCCCGCGGCCTGAACATCTTCGGCCTGCAGGTCGGCGAGGGACTGGACGCGAGCGGCACCTTCGCCCAGGTGTGGATCGCGCACACCATGTTCGCGCTGCCGCTGGCGATCTTCCTGCTGCACAACTTCGTCGCGGAGATCCCTGCCGAGGTCATCGAAGCGGCACGCGTGGACGGTGCCGGTCACGGTCAGATCTTCTTCCGGATCGTGCTGCCGCTGACCATGCCCGCCATCGCGTCGTTCGCGATCTTCCAGTTCCTGTGGGTGTGGAACGACCTTCTGGTCGCGCTCATCTTCGCGGACGGCGAGGTCGCGCCGATCACGAAGCTGCTGGCGGAGATCACGGGTACGCGAGGCAACGAGTGGCACCTGCTCACGGCCGGCGCGTTCATCTCGATCCTCGTCCCGCTCGTGGTGTTCTTCGCCCTGCAGCGCTACTTCGTCCGCGGGCTCCTGGCCGGTTCGACGAAGGGCTGA
- a CDS encoding carbohydrate ABC transporter permease: protein MSGFLNWLGGLPPLAQIPIVVIAFGAVVALLLFFVDIAPRKGTLYTVIRLAFCVLVPVVVVLFFGSFLWAAAVAAVLGGVLFLLDYRSKKGVGYLVQLVGFLAPAFLLLLIGLILPSINTTIAAFMSASGKNFVGLNNFIWLFTQPSAIRTVINTIIWVLLVPALSTAFGLAYAVFIDKSRGEKYFKILVFMPMAISFVGASIIWRFIYAYREADATQIGLLNQIVVWFGGTPVQWLQNEPWNTLFLIVVLIWVQTGFAMVVLSAAIKGVPTEQIEAAELDGTNAWQRFINVIVPGIRSSLVVVVTTISIASLKVFDIVRTMTAGNNGTSVIANEMYTQFKNFENGRSAAFAVVLFVLVLPIVIYNARQIKKQREIR, encoded by the coding sequence ATGTCAGGTTTCCTCAACTGGTTGGGCGGACTGCCTCCGCTCGCCCAGATCCCGATCGTCGTCATCGCCTTCGGTGCGGTGGTGGCCCTCCTCCTCTTCTTCGTGGACATCGCGCCACGCAAGGGCACCCTGTACACGGTCATCCGTCTGGCGTTCTGCGTCCTGGTGCCCGTCGTCGTCGTCCTCTTCTTCGGCTCGTTCCTCTGGGCCGCGGCCGTCGCCGCCGTCCTTGGCGGCGTGCTCTTCCTCCTCGACTACCGCTCGAAGAAGGGCGTCGGGTACCTCGTCCAGCTCGTCGGCTTCCTCGCACCGGCGTTCCTGCTGCTGCTGATCGGCCTGATCCTGCCGTCGATCAACACGACGATCGCCGCATTCATGTCGGCGTCCGGCAAGAACTTCGTGGGCCTGAACAACTTCATCTGGCTGTTCACGCAGCCGAGCGCCATTCGTACCGTCATCAACACGATCATCTGGGTGCTGCTCGTCCCGGCGTTGTCGACGGCCTTCGGACTCGCTTACGCCGTGTTCATCGACAAGTCCCGCGGTGAGAAGTACTTCAAGATCCTCGTCTTCATGCCGATGGCGATCTCCTTCGTCGGTGCGTCGATCATCTGGCGCTTCATCTACGCCTACCGCGAGGCCGACGCGACCCAGATCGGTCTGCTCAACCAGATCGTCGTGTGGTTCGGCGGCACTCCGGTGCAGTGGCTGCAGAACGAGCCGTGGAACACGCTGTTCCTCATCGTCGTGCTCATCTGGGTCCAGACCGGTTTCGCGATGGTCGTCCTGTCCGCCGCGATCAAGGGTGTCCCCACCGAGCAGATCGAGGCCGCCGAGCTCGACGGCACCAACGCCTGGCAGCGCTTCATCAACGTCATCGTCCCCGGCATCCGCTCCTCGCTCGTCGTGGTCGTCACGACGATCTCGATCGCCTCGCTGAAGGTCTTCGACATCGTCCGCACGATGACCGCCGGCAACAACGGCACCTCGGTCATCGCGAACGAGATGTACACCCAGTTCAAGAACTTCGAGAACGGCCGGAGTGCGGCGTTCGCCGTGGTCCTGTTCGTCCTCGTGCTGCCGATCGTCATCTACAACGCACGGCAGATCAAGAAGCAGAGGGAGATCCGATGA